The following coding sequences lie in one Corallococcus macrosporus genomic window:
- a CDS encoding DUF2141 domain-containing protein, whose amino-acid sequence MKTLFAASLLLLAANAHAATLTLDIQGLTKKTGHLLIAVHADAASFNDKGKPVAIRTVEVKDAKVTVTIPDLAPGTYAVSLFHDANDNNKLDTNFIGIPKEGYGFSNNVGARGKPKFDEAKFTLAADGTLLTLTVF is encoded by the coding sequence ATGAAGACCCTGTTCGCCGCTTCCCTGCTGCTGCTGGCCGCCAATGCTCACGCCGCGACGCTCACCCTGGACATCCAGGGCCTGACGAAGAAGACGGGCCACCTCCTCATCGCCGTGCACGCCGACGCCGCGTCGTTCAACGACAAGGGCAAGCCCGTGGCCATTCGCACCGTGGAGGTGAAGGACGCGAAGGTGACCGTCACCATCCCGGACCTCGCGCCGGGCACCTACGCCGTGAGCCTCTTCCATGATGCCAATGACAACAACAAGCTCGACACCAACTTCATTGGCATCCCCAAGGAAGGCTACGGCTTCAGCAACAACGTGGGCGCGCGCGGAAAGCCCAAGTTCGATGAGGCGAAGTTCACGCTGGCCGCCGATGGCACGCTGCTCACCTTGACGGTGTTCTGA
- a CDS encoding sigma-70 family RNA polymerase sigma factor produces MSTESQDPLGDAVKASWRRFIETYEPLRPELYRYCRQLTRSPWDAEDMAQETMARAFASLGIMAEPPRSPRAWLFRVASNLWLNRMRQAREVPALEGVEVPEPATRAEPRATREAAGTLLSQLSPQERAAVVLKDAFGMSLEETAEALSTTTGAIKAALHRGRAKLVTPEPAEPAPVAPAVLNAFCDAFNARDLDRLTALLLDTATLEYPGFKIESGAQAVRDGSLQGTLFGCPEGGYVLVDPPRCELRAHRGESLFLWWSGDEVHAVVRVELDGDRITRLRSYYHSPEVLTEICRELDVPFRTHGYQPAAQH; encoded by the coding sequence ATGAGCACTGAATCCCAAGACCCGCTGGGAGACGCCGTCAAGGCGTCCTGGCGCCGTTTCATCGAAACCTATGAGCCGCTGCGCCCGGAGCTCTACCGGTACTGCCGGCAGTTGACGCGCAGCCCCTGGGATGCCGAGGACATGGCCCAGGAGACGATGGCCCGTGCGTTCGCGAGCCTCGGCATCATGGCGGAGCCGCCGCGCAGCCCGCGCGCGTGGCTCTTCCGGGTCGCGAGCAACCTGTGGCTCAACCGGATGCGACAGGCCCGGGAGGTCCCGGCTCTCGAAGGAGTCGAGGTCCCGGAGCCTGCGACGCGCGCCGAGCCGCGCGCGACGCGTGAGGCCGCGGGAACGCTGCTCTCGCAACTCTCACCGCAGGAGCGAGCCGCGGTCGTGCTCAAGGACGCCTTCGGGATGTCACTGGAGGAGACCGCGGAAGCGCTCTCCACCACGACCGGGGCCATCAAGGCCGCGCTGCACCGGGGGAGGGCGAAGCTGGTGACGCCGGAACCGGCTGAGCCGGCTCCGGTGGCGCCCGCCGTCCTCAACGCCTTCTGCGACGCCTTCAACGCGCGTGACCTGGATCGTCTCACGGCGCTCCTGCTCGATACGGCGACCCTGGAATACCCGGGCTTCAAGATCGAGTCCGGGGCCCAGGCGGTCCGCGACGGCTCGCTCCAGGGAACGCTCTTCGGCTGTCCCGAGGGGGGCTACGTGCTCGTGGATCCGCCGCGTTGCGAACTCCGCGCGCACCGCGGCGAATCGCTCTTCCTGTGGTGGTCCGGAGACGAAGTGCATGCCGTCGTGCGGGTCGAGCTGGACGGCGACCGCATCACGCGGCTGCGGAGCTACTACCACTCGCCCGAGGTCCTGACGGAGATCTGCCGCGAGCTCGACGTCCCCTTTCGCACGCACGGCTACCAGCCTGCTGCCCAGCACTGA